The genomic stretch AAAATAACTAAACATAATTAATAAGAAACTTAATATAGTAAACATTTGTATATAGCTTTTTATATACGTTTTTATATAATTTTTGTCTAATATTTTTTCTGTAAAAGCAACAAAATCAGTATTGATGAAAACTCTAGGTAGAAATAATAAACTAAAAGGTATAATAGAAACATATCTATAATTTGTTACCATTTCTGCATCGTTTATTAAGTAACCAATTAATAAAATATCAATGGCAAAAAGTAATTGTGTAACAACGTTAGATAAACTAGCAAAGAAACCGTATCGCCAGAATTGAAAATTTAATTCTGAAACTATTTTTATTTTAGTTGCTTTAATTTTTATCTTTTTGATAAAAAATAAAGACACCAAAACAGGTGCCAACAATAAAGAAATTACATAACCATTTTCTTGATAATAAAAGGTTAAAACGGTAATTAAAATTAAGAAGATTAGACTGTATAAAAACTCGGAATATGCATAGTTTTTATTGTCGTGATTTATTCTTAACTGAGTTTTAATAATTTCAAAAAGAAAAGCCGGAATTAATAAAAACGATAAAATAATTATGAAAAATTGTGCTTTTTCAAATTGAAAAGAAATAAAAAAACTAGTACTTATAATAATACTTATTAAAACAAGACACGAAATTAATCCGTATTTTAAAACATATAAAAAAATATGATTTTTATCTTCTGCATTATTGTTTAATGCACTAAATCTTAGTAAACTTTGATGTAAGCCTAAACCACTAATTGGTAAAATAAATACAATAACATTATAAGAAAAAAGTAATATACCTAAATCTTGATTATCTATAAATTGTAAAGCTACCCAAGATGCAGCTAAAGATAAAATCTTAGCAAAAATTGTTGCCAAAAACACATAACTGCCAGAGCGTTTTAAAAAGTTTAATATGTACGTTTTAATTAAGTTCAGTGTAATTTATTTTAATGCTTTAAAATATAATTTTTCAAACTCTAGCGCAATTTTATTTTCAGAGAAATTATCGATAACAAAATTGTGCATTTTTTGTTTATTAAGTGTTTTGGTTTTAAAACTTTTTTCAAAAAGTAAAATACTTTTTAATAATTCTTCTTGATCATTTTTTTTAATTAGTTTACCAAAATCTTCTGGAAAATATTCTTTTATTCCGCCAACATTGGTAGAGATTACAGGTACACCACAAGAAAAAGATTCTAAAATTACACATGGTAGATTTTCATAATTACTAAACAAAACAAACAAATCACTGTTCTGTAATCTATTTGCAATTTCTTTATGAGGAATTTGATCAATAAATGTTACATTATTTAGATTGATATCAATTTTATTAGCAAAAGATATATAATTGCTAGAATTTTCACCAATTATTTCAACCTTAAAATTTGCTAATTTAGTTTCTAGTTTTTTGATAACTTTTAGTAAACCTTCAATGTTTTTATGTCGATTAACCATATTAGAAATATGCGAGATTGTAAAAACCGAATTTTTAGATTCTGAAGGAACAAACAAATTTGTATCAACAACATTGGGTACTCTTTTGTAATTTCCATCAAACCCCAACTGTTGCATTGCTTCTTTTAAATTGTTAGAAACTGGGCAAATAAATGCTGCATTTTTAGCAATTTTTTTACTGATAAACTTCTCAATAAAAGAAATGTTTTTTGATAAAGGTAAATGATAACCTGTAAAATGTTCAGAAATAATAAATGGTTTCTTTTGAGTTTTTTTTAGATACAAACTAAAAATACCAAAAGGATATAATTTATTTAAATGTACAACGTCAAAATCACCAATATTTTTTAATAAAGAAAGAAAAGCTTTTCTATATAAAAGTAGCTTATTTAAAGGGTTTTTCGTCTTTTTTATATAGGCAATATGTATATCTAATTCGTCTTTTTGTTCTGAAACTATTTCTATTTTTTGTATACAATTTTCATCAGAAATTATATGTAAAACTGTTACTTTATGTTTTTTTGAAACAGCTTTAGCATGTCTTTCTATAAAATCGCCATTAGTTGGCAAGACTCTAGAAGGAAACCAGCCGCAAAGAAATAATATATGTAGTTTTTTACTCAAAAAAAATAATTTATTATTACAAATATAACAACTTAATGTGCTTATAGTTTATTTATAATCTTTACTTTTAAAGGATGAAAATAGAACACGTATTTTTCGACTTAGACCACACGCTTTGGGATTTTGATAAAAACTCTGGTTTAACCTTTGAGAAAATTTTTAAATTAAACAATGTAAATATAGAAATTGATGATTTTTTAAGAATCTATATGCCTATTAATTTAGAATATTGGCGACTTTACAGAGATGAAAAAGTAACCAAAGAAGCACTTAGATACAATAGGTTAAAAAAGTCTTTTGATAAATTGAATTTTGAAATTTCTGATGTATTGATTGATAAATTAGCGATCGATTACATAGATAATTTATCAAGTTTTAATTACTTATTCGAAGGAACTTTTGAAATTTTAGACTATTTAAAAAGTAAATATCAATTGCATATCATTACAAACGGATTTGACGAAGTTCAAATGAAGAAAATGACAAGTTCAAAAATTATTGATTATTTTGATGCGATTATTACTTCTGATTCTGTTGGCGTAAAAAAACCGAATCCGAAAGTATTTAATTTTGCATTAAAGAAAGCCAACGCAACTGCAGAAAACTCGGTTATGATTGGCGATAGTTTAGAAGCAGATATTAACGGTGCTTTAAATGTAGGTTTTAACGTAATTCATTGTGTTTTTAATGATGAAACAGCAACAGACAACAATGTAACTTCTGTGGCTAATTTACTTGAGATTAAGCAATATTTATAAGGATTTAAGCGTTTGTAATTTGTAAAATATTTAAG from Polaribacter marinaquae encodes the following:
- a CDS encoding polysaccharide biosynthesis C-terminal domain-containing protein → MTLNLIKTYILNFLKRSGSYVFLATIFAKILSLAASWVALQFIDNQDLGILLFSYNVIVFILPISGLGLHQSLLRFSALNNNAEDKNHIFLYVLKYGLISCLVLISIIISTSFFISFQFEKAQFFIIILSFLLIPAFLFEIIKTQLRINHDNKNYAYSEFLYSLIFLILITVLTFYYQENGYVISLLLAPVLVSLFFIKKIKIKATKIKIVSELNFQFWRYGFFASLSNVVTQLLFAIDILLIGYLINDAEMVTNYRYVSIIPFSLLFLPRVFINTDFVAFTEKILDKNYIKTYIKSYIQMFTILSFLLIMFSYFFGSFLLSLLDESFIKYQTTFFILMLGISGIFILRGLFGNLLSSIGKAHINYYIASIALIINIISNYYLIPKYGIKGAAITSAILMWLTGLFSFICFKKLYKRVLLKAK
- a CDS encoding glycosyltransferase family 4 protein; amino-acid sequence: MSKKLHILFLCGWFPSRVLPTNGDFIERHAKAVSKKHKVTVLHIISDENCIQKIEIVSEQKDELDIHIAYIKKTKNPLNKLLLYRKAFLSLLKNIGDFDVVHLNKLYPFGIFSLYLKKTQKKPFIISEHFTGYHLPLSKNISFIEKFISKKIAKNAAFICPVSNNLKEAMQQLGFDGNYKRVPNVVDTNLFVPSESKNSVFTISHISNMVNRHKNIEGLLKVIKKLETKLANFKVEIIGENSSNYISFANKIDINLNNVTFIDQIPHKEIANRLQNSDLFVLFSNYENLPCVILESFSCGVPVISTNVGGIKEYFPEDFGKLIKKNDQEELLKSILLFEKSFKTKTLNKQKMHNFVIDNFSENKIALEFEKLYFKALK
- a CDS encoding YjjG family noncanonical pyrimidine nucleotidase, with product MKIEHVFFDLDHTLWDFDKNSGLTFEKIFKLNNVNIEIDDFLRIYMPINLEYWRLYRDEKVTKEALRYNRLKKSFDKLNFEISDVLIDKLAIDYIDNLSSFNYLFEGTFEILDYLKSKYQLHIITNGFDEVQMKKMTSSKIIDYFDAIITSDSVGVKKPNPKVFNFALKKANATAENSVMIGDSLEADINGALNVGFNVIHCVFNDETATDNNVTSVANLLEIKQYL